Part of the Cryptosporangium arvum DSM 44712 genome, CCGCCGAGCGCAGCAGCGTCAGCCGGGAGAGCAGTTCGTTCGGCGTCGCCAGCGGGTCGGCGAGCAGGTCGTTGCCGGCCTTGCGCAGCGCGGCGAACGGGCTCGTGACGCCCCGGATGCGCGGGTCGTAGGTGACGATCTCCAGGCGGCCGGGCGGAACGGACGCGAGCGCACGCAGGAGCAGCGTATTTATCGTCTGGAGCGGCCAGTCCTTGTCGTCGCCCTCGGCGATCAGCCCGATCGACGCGACGTCGAGCAGCGGGACGAGCGCGGGCAGGTGCTCGGGGTTCGCGTTGCCGCTGCTGGGCGACGCTCCGGGCACCGAAAGCGAGCCGATGCGGATGTAGCGGGCCGGGTTGCTGCCCAGCCAGTCGTCCGAGCGCCAGCCGACGTCGTTCCAGTCGGCCGCGGCGGCGAACGGCGCCACCCGGCCGGCCCGGTCGAGCAGGGTGTCGCGGGCGTGGACGTACGCGGCCTCGGCGTCGGCCCCGGCGCTCTGGATCGCGCGGTGGGTGCGGCGGGCCGCGTCCCGCTCGGCGATGTCGTAGGCGCCGGTGGCGGCGCTGCGCCCGGCGTCGGCGGCCGCGAGCACCGCGTCGACGGTGCCCCGCAGGCGCAGGAACGTCGTGCGGATCTGGCGTTCCTCGTCGGGCAGCACCTCGGCCCCGTCGTCTCCCCCACCCGGGGAAGACGCGCCGAGCGGGGAGGCGCCGGGCGGCCGGACCCGGGGGTTCTCGCTGGGTTCACGGCGTGCCTTGGACCAACGTCCACCGGCCCGGCGCGTTCCCGGACCACCCCGACGGCTCTGTCCGCCGCCGGCTTGGTTGGCACCGTCCGGCGGTGGAACACCCGGGCCGCCGGTTTGGTTCGTGCGGGGAGGCATCATCCGACGCGTCGTCTCCTGGGTCTCCGGGGTCCAGCCGGCGCTACAGGGTGCTCGCGAACTTCTTGCCCTCGGAGGCCGCGTGCTGCAAGGCGGCCGAGGCCTCCTCCAGCTTCTTCTCCGCGGCCTGCAGGGCAGCCACCATGTTCTGGTCGGTGCGCCGGGCGGAGCCGCCGATCGTCCCCTGAACCGCGGGAATGACGTCGGAGAAGTTCTGTTTCATCGCCAGGAGTTGCTGGGCCGTCCGTGTTGCCTTATCGGACAACCCGGAGAGCCGCTGTCGCAACTGGACGAGATTCGACTGGCTCGACACCGAACTGGTTCCTCACTTTCAGTGCCCTGGGGTGAACCCCCCGTGAAGTAGGGTAGCCGCTCACTCGCGGGGTCAACCCTGTCCGCTTCGCGTTCCGCACCGTGGGACGCATCACGACGACGACCGAGAGTAACTACCGGCCCGCGCCGGTCGTCAGCCGACCTCCAGGCTCCGGAGCGCGGCACGCATCCGGTGGATGTCCGCGGCGTCCAGATTGGCCTGCCGGTCGATTTCGAACTCGGCGATCTGCCTGTCGTTGTCGCCCGGTTCGGTCAGTGACACGTGGATGATTCCGTCCTCGTCGTACGAGATGACGATGTCGAACTCCACCGCGCCGAGCGCCTGCGGAATGGCCAGTCGGGCCGAGCCGACGACGGTCGCGAACCGGAGGTCCGTGTCGTCGCCCTCGGTGACCACGAGTAACACTTCGCGCTGATTTTCCGCGAGCGTACGGAACCGCCGCCGCCCCTGGCACGGGATCGGGGTGTTGCGTGGGATGACGATCGAGTTCACCTGCTCGCCGCTCTCCCGGGCCCTGGCCACCACGCCGACGCCCTGGGAGGTCACGTCGTTGACCGTGACGGTCCGGCGTGGACGGCTCTCCGGGTGCCGCCTCGCGTTGGACAGCACGTCGGCCAGCACGGCGGCGCCGAGCGCGACCGCCTCGTCGGGGTGCACCGACCGGTCCGCTCGCACGCCGGTGACTTTCTCGACCATCGTGGTGACCATCGGCATCCGGGTCGACCCGCCCACCATGAGGACGCTGCCCAGCCGGCCGAAGCCGATCCCGGCCTCCTCCATGACCTCCTGGACGATCTCCTCGGTGCGGCGCAGCAGCGGCCGCGTGAGGGCCTCGAAGGTCGGCCTGGTCACCGTCACCATGTGGTCGCCGCCGTCGACCTCCATGCTGATCTTGGCCTCGGGCAGCGTGGAGAGCTGCCGCTTGGCCTGCTCGCAGTGCTCCCGCAGGACGGCCTCGGTCTCGCCGTCGTCGAGGCCGGGCGAGAGCAGCCACAGCCCGGTGGCCTTCTGCATCAGCTCGGAGACGTGGATCATCAGCGCGTTGTCGAAGTCGAACCCGCCGAGGTTGCGGTCGCCCGCGGTGGCCAGCACGTCGAAACGGCCGTGCCCCATCCGCATCACCGTGCAGTCGAACGTGCCGCCGCCCAGGTCGTAGACGAGCAGCGTCTCTTCGCGGTCGGCGTTGTAGCCGAACGCCAGCGCGGCCGCGGTGGGCTCGTTGAGCACCCGGAGGACGTCGAGCCCGGCGATCTCGCCGGCGTCGGCGGTGGCTTTGCGGCGGGCGTCGTCGAAGTAGGCCGGCACCGTGATCACGGCTTCCGACGCCGGCTCGCCCAGCGCCGCCGATGCGTCCTCGGCCACTCGCTTGAGAATCATCGCGCTGATCTGCTCGGCGCTGAACTCCTCGCCGCTCGCGGTCGGGAACCGCCAGGTGGGATCGCCCATGTAGCGCTTCACGAACTCGACGCAGTCGGTGGGGGCCGCGGTGACCGACCGGCGCGCGGCCATGCCGACGACCGGTTTGTCGTCCCGGAAGCAGACGACCGACGGCGTGGTGGAGTGCCCCTCCCGGTTGTGCAGGATGTACGGCTCCCCGTTCTTCGCGACGCCGGCCGCCGCCGAGAACGTCGTCCCCAGGTCGATACCTATCGCACTCATGCCGGCTCCTCCCTCCGGTCGTCGCCAGCACGAGCGCCTGGCAGCTCTGCTGGCCGGACCTCGCGCGAGCGCTCGGTCATGGCGTGCCCCCGCTCCGCTTCCGCCGTGGCCTGCGCCGGTGTCCGCCCTCGGCGTCCTCGTCGGCACCCGAGGACGGATTGCCCGGCTCCAGCGCGAAGGAACCGCCTCCGGCCCGGCCTTCCGCTTTGCCGCCGCCCCGATCGCCGGGACCGCGGCCCACCCGGCGCGGCACCGTCTCGGCGATCAACGCGGCGTTGCGCTTGTAGACCGGCTCATAGCAGGTGTACAGCAGCGCACCGACGAACGTCAGCAGGACGATCAGGACGCCGACCGCGAACGACCGCTGGACGAGGTCCCCACCCTGGCTGGCCCGGTAGATGTTCGGGGCGCAGCAGCAGCCGGAGACCAGCAGCAGCCCCAGCCCGATCGGCCACCGCCAGTTGCGCCGGAACGCGTTGCGCGAGAACCGGCGGCGCTGAGCGCGGCGGGCGTACTCCTTCTGCTGCTCGAGGTCCTCGAGCACGGCCGGGTCGGCCGGCCGCACCGAGATACCCCGGTTGGCCAGCGCGAGCACGTAGTTGGCCTGGGCCTCGCTGGCGATGACCAGGCGCCCGTCGTCCAGTTCGTGCTGCGCCGCGACCGCGCGTTCGGCCAGCGACGTGCCCAGCGCGGTGCGGACGTCACCGTCGTCGGGGCGGGCGCGGTAGGCGTCCTCGGCCTCGCGGACGGCCTCGTCGACGCGACCGGCGCGCAGGAGCGCGGTGACGATCCGGACCCGGTAGTCGATCCGGCTCGGATCGAGCTCGGCCGCGGTGCGGTACGCGGCGACCGCGCGGTCGGGCCGGCCGCTGCGGTCGAGGATCCAGCCGCGTTCGGCGTGCAGGTGGGCCGACTCGGGTTCGAGCGCGAGCGCCCGCTCGATCGCGGCCTGGGCGGTCTCGGTGTCGTCGGAGCGAGCTGCCGCGTCGGCGAGCACCGACCAGGCGTACGCGTTCTGCGGGTCTTCGTCGACGGCCCTCCTGGCGGTGAAGATCGCCAGATCGGACTGACCGCTCTTCAGCTGCTCGACCGCCCGGACCAGCCACTCGCGAGCGGCCGGTGCGACGGGCGGCGGCCCGGGCCGGTCGCCGCTCGGCGGTGTCTCGGGCGGCTCGGTGGCCTCGGCGGCGTGCGGTGCGCTGGAGGCGCCGTGCGCGGACCGGGACGGCGGGCCGGCGAGCAGCGCCCGTTCGGCGGCGTCCAGCGCCTGCATCCAGCGCTCCGCCTCTTGGCGCGCGTCGATGTCGGGGGCGGTGGTGCGCCGGCGCCATTTGCGTCGCTCGGCGGTGATGCGCTGGCGGACCGCGGTTTCGTCGGCGTCGGGCTCGAGGCCGAGGAGCGCGTAGTAGTCGCCGTCCGGGGCGAGCGGACCCCCAGGGCTGCCCACTGCGCGACCTCCGCTGTTTCTTGCGCCTCCCGGGCGCGGCCGGTGGCGGTCACGCTCGTGCTCGGACTATAGCCTCGCGTATACCGTCAACGCCCGTACGTCCGTCCACAGGCGCCACTACATGAAAGAACGCGACCCACGACGGAGGTGTCGTGAGCCGCGCTCTGGAAGTCTGTTGCGACCGGGAGGGCTGTGGGGGCAGCAGGTCGCGCACCCGAAAGATCAGTCGCCGGTCCGCTGCTGCGGGATGCCGGCCAGGAGCGCCCGAACCTCCGACTCGCGGTAGCGACGGTGGCCGCCGAGCGTCCGGATCGCGCTCAGCTTGCCGGCCTTCGCCCAGCGGGTGACGGTCTTCGGGTCGACCCGGAACATGGTCGCCACCTCGGCCGGCGTGAGCAGCGGCTCCGATTCGGGGGTACGGGTAGCCATCGATTTCTCCTTCAGAGGGGTATGCGACGGGGAG contains:
- a CDS encoding Hsp70 family protein → MSAIGIDLGTTFSAAAGVAKNGEPYILHNREGHSTTPSVVCFRDDKPVVGMAARRSVTAAPTDCVEFVKRYMGDPTWRFPTASGEEFSAEQISAMILKRVAEDASAALGEPASEAVITVPAYFDDARRKATADAGEIAGLDVLRVLNEPTAAALAFGYNADREETLLVYDLGGGTFDCTVMRMGHGRFDVLATAGDRNLGGFDFDNALMIHVSELMQKATGLWLLSPGLDDGETEAVLREHCEQAKRQLSTLPEAKISMEVDGGDHMVTVTRPTFEALTRPLLRRTEEIVQEVMEEAGIGFGRLGSVLMVGGSTRMPMVTTMVEKVTGVRADRSVHPDEAVALGAAVLADVLSNARRHPESRPRRTVTVNDVTSQGVGVVARARESGEQVNSIVIPRNTPIPCQGRRRFRTLAENQREVLLVVTEGDDTDLRFATVVGSARLAIPQALGAVEFDIVISYDEDGIIHVSLTEPGDNDRQIAEFEIDRQANLDAADIHRMRAALRSLEVG
- a CDS encoding tetratricopeptide repeat protein, translating into MGSPGGPLAPDGDYYALLGLEPDADETAVRQRITAERRKWRRRTTAPDIDARQEAERWMQALDAAERALLAGPPSRSAHGASSAPHAAEATEPPETPPSGDRPGPPPVAPAAREWLVRAVEQLKSGQSDLAIFTARRAVDEDPQNAYAWSVLADAAARSDDTETAQAAIERALALEPESAHLHAERGWILDRSGRPDRAVAAYRTAAELDPSRIDYRVRIVTALLRAGRVDEAVREAEDAYRARPDDGDVRTALGTSLAERAVAAQHELDDGRLVIASEAQANYVLALANRGISVRPADPAVLEDLEQQKEYARRAQRRRFSRNAFRRNWRWPIGLGLLLVSGCCCAPNIYRASQGGDLVQRSFAVGVLIVLLTFVGALLYTCYEPVYKRNAALIAETVPRRVGRGPGDRGGGKAEGRAGGGSFALEPGNPSSGADEDAEGGHRRRPRRKRSGGTP
- the bldC gene encoding developmental transcriptional regulator BldC; translated protein: MATRTPESEPLLTPAEVATMFRVDPKTVTRWAKAGKLSAIRTLGGHRRYRESEVRALLAGIPQQRTGD